CGCGGGCGGCCGATTCCTTGCAGTTTTCGCCCGGACGTCGGTGGTCTACGGTGGGGTCGACCCCAGGAGGATGCATGACTGCCGACGACAAGGCCGACATGAAGGCCAAGTTCCGCGAGGCGTTGGAGAAGAAGAACGCCAAGCACCACGCCTCCGCCGCGGGC
The Aeromicrobium marinum DSM 15272 genome window above contains:
- a CDS encoding DUF5302 domain-containing protein, coding for MTADDKADMKAKFREALEKKNAKHHASAAGAEHDGSEKSHGANGPTGAREFRRKSG